AAGCCAGCACCAGCTTAGTGCCCCTGGCAACAACTTTAGTCACAGGTTTTTGCACAACTTTTTCAGCTAATTTTTCTTTAGCCACCTGTATACCGTTGCGCTCTACCACTTTATATTCCACTTCTTTTTGGCCGTTGACCCCGGGCTGTTTGACTTTCTCCTGACCCCGATACAAACTGCTGTCTCGCTCCACTTTCACTTCAAAAGGTATATTTTCAGTCACCTTATAGTTCACCGTTGTCAACACATTCAAGAGCGGCTTGGTTTTAACCAGCTTCAGGGTTTGCCCTATGGACAGCTTTTCCGATTTAAGATCGGGGTTGGCGGCCTGCAATTCCTCTACGCTCATCCCGTTTGCCCGGGCAATAGTCCAAAGAGTATCCCCTTCTACCACCTCATATGTTTCCAACTGCTCGACACCATGCAAAAGGAGCGACTTAACTTTTTCCGGAGAGGAAATTTGGGCCACCGGAAGTTCTGCGGTTTTAAAAGCAACTGCCTCTGCGAAACTTACGTCAACAACATTGTGGTCTTCGTCTTCTTCGGGCAGATATGCTTTTTTGACTTCTTCTAAAATCTCATTGGCAACCGCTTTACTGGCAACAGAGGCCACAACTTCCCCGTTTACGATGATCATGATACCTTGACCGGTAAATACTAAATTATCGCGCAACACAGTCTCCAACTGGGCGGCACCGGTAAGCTCACTTTGATCAACCTTAACTTGGCGGAATTCCAGTTTGCCCTGATAACCGATTTCAGCTAAGTTCTTACTTTCTTTGAAAATTTTTTGTAAAGCGTTATCCACAAGAGCTTGATCTTCAACTATAGCAATTTGTTGCCCGTCGAGTATCACTGCATAGGCGTTAGGTTTTTTATACGCGGCAAATAAACCTATAGCCAAAGCCAGGATTAATACTCCTGCAATTACATTCACTGGAAACCTGGACTTTACAAAGCGATTAATTAGCGTACTCTGTTTTGCTCGCCACTTAGCAATGTCCTCTTTGGTAAAGGCGAACATCACATCCCTCCTTTTCCTTCAATATATCATATGCCCAAAATGTTACCATTACCATACGTCTTCTGCCAAAAATTGTCTAAAGGGGATTTTTTTGATTGGCAAGGTTGTCCATCCGGGCCAAAAAAAATAACTGCCGTATAAAAACCATATTTGATAACATTCGCCGCCGGCAGCCATTTTCCTGCCACAATTTAGCTTAAAAGCATTATTTATGGCCGGTCGTTAGTTTTCAGCTTTCAGCTTTCAGCTTTCAGCCGTCAGCTCTCAGCAGTTAGCCCTTGGCTTTTTCTGTAAAAGCCATACATGCAACTAAGGACTAAGGACTCGGCCAAAGGACGGTGCTGGGGACTGATAACTAATGGCTAAAAAAAGGCTGCCGCCAAGGGCAGCCTTATTTCGTGCTTGCCAAGCGCTTCATTACCTGGACGTAGATAGCACACTCCAGACGCTTTTTCTGCAATTCACAGCCAAATTCATAAGGCTGCCAGATGTTTCCATTATGAGCATGGGCGTTGGCATGGCACCCCCCGCTGCAATGAAAGCGGGCCCAGCATGTCCGACATGCCTCTTTATTGTAAATATGGGCCTCTCGAAAGCTGTTGCTCAAGTCAGGTCGGATAATCCCTTGTTCTACATTTCCCAGCAAGTATTCAGGCCTGCCTACAAACTGATGACAGGGGTAAAAGTCCCCTTCCGGTGTCACTGCCAGATACTCGTACCCGGCGCCACAACCGGTCAACCTTTTAGGCAGGCATGGGCCTTTATCCAGTTCAACATTAAAATGGAAAAAATCCATCTCCTGCCCGGCGAAATACCGTTCCAGGTAGATTTGGGCTAACTTTTCATATTCCTCTTTGAGGATATCCAAATTTTCCGGCCGGAAAGCATAGTCCTCTTCAGGCGGTGCAACTACCGGCTCTACAGAAAGATGGGTAAAACCCAGATCAAACAAATGGACCACGTCGCTGCTAAAGTCCAGGTTGTACCGCGTGTATGTGCCCCGCACGTAATACCCTTCGTTGTTTCTGGACTGGATA
This region of Zhaonella formicivorans genomic DNA includes:
- a CDS encoding peptidoglycan DD-metalloendopeptidase family protein, which produces MFAFTKEDIAKWRAKQSTLINRFVKSRFPVNVIAGVLILALAIGLFAAYKKPNAYAVILDGQQIAIVEDQALVDNALQKIFKESKNLAEIGYQGKLEFRQVKVDQSELTGAAQLETVLRDNLVFTGQGIMIIVNGEVVASVASKAVANEILEEVKKAYLPEEDEDHNVVDVSFAEAVAFKTAELPVAQISSPEKVKSLLLHGVEQLETYEVVEGDTLWTIARANGMSVEELQAANPDLKSEKLSIGQTLKLVKTKPLLNVLTTVNYKVTENIPFEVKVERDSSLYRGQEKVKQPGVNGQKEVEYKVVERNGIQVAKEKLAEKVVQKPVTKVVARGTKLVLASRGDGGSGQLAWPKMGTITSGYGYRGREFHSGLDIDGRTGDPIRAAEDGVVTFSGWSGNYGYMIAIDHGDGLVTRYAHNSKNKVEVGDKVKRGEIIGLVGDTGRSTGSHVHFEVLVNGEFRNPSRYLK